CTGCCACAAGTGAGTTAGATAACTGGACGCGAATTTGTTGCTGTTGTTCTGGAGGAAATACATCTACCATCCGGTCAACAGTTTGAGCCGCAGAACTCGTGTGTAGTGTACCAAATACTAAGTGTCCTGTTTCCGCTGCCGAAATCGCTAACTGAATTGTTTCTAGGTCACGCATTTCGCCTACCAGAATTACATCTGGATCTTCCCGTAAAGCTGCTCTAAGAGCATTAGCAAAACTCTTTGTATCTTCTCCAACTTGACGCTGATGGATCACACTCTTGATTGGTTCGTAGACAAACTCAATCGGATCTTCAACTGTGATAATGTGTTCCGCCCGCGTTGTATTAATATTATTAATCATGGACGCTAGGGTAGTAGACTTACCCGATCCAGTTGGTCCCGTTACCAAGACTAATCCTCGTGGTTTTTCCGAGATTTCCCGCACAATACTGGGTAAATTTAAGGTTTCCATGCTGGGAATTTTGGAGGCTAGCGCTCGCAAGCAGGTGGCATACGTACCTCGGTCTTTATAGACGTTGACGCGGAAGCGAGCTAGTCCCTTAATCCCGTAAGAACAGTCAAGTTCCCAGTTTTGTTCTAGAGTTTTGCGCTGGGTATTATTTAACATACTAAAAATTAGTCTTTGACACTGTTCTGCTGTTAGTGGTTCGTGTTCCGTTGGAGTCAACTTTCCACTGATACGGATATATGGCGGTAAACCTGCTGAAATGTGTAAGTCCGAACCACCCGAGTTAATAACTTCTTCCATTAAGTCTTCAATCATTAATTCCATAGTTAATCTCCTTGAAAGTTATGTTGGTAATTGGTAGTTGGTAATTGGTAATTGGCAATTGGTAATTGGTGGTTGTTCGTTTTGACTTTTAACTTTTAACTTTTAACTTTTGACTTGCCATTACCGATTGTCTAGTCACTAAATCGTGGAGTCATACAATAAGGACACTCAAACCACTCTGGTTGTAGCTCTGCATGACAAGTTTTACACTCTAATGAACTTTTACGTTTTGCTTTCAGTTCCGCTTCCAAACCAGAATCAGTGAAAGTGACGCGCTCTACTTCTTCCAAAGTCGTGTTACCTTGCATCACTAGCTCCAGACTATAAGCTAACAACGTTTTCATGCCCTCTTCTACGGCTGCTTCTTTAATCCGTTCGCTCGGCGCTCCTTCAGTAATTAAATTTTGTAGTCGTTCTGTAACGCGCATAACTTCATATACGCCACAACGCCCTTTATATCCAACGCCAGCGCATTTAGAGCAAAGTTGATTTTTAGCCTTAGCGGCTTGAATTTCTTCTAACTCCAAAGATTTAGCTTTGTAAAGCGTGAGTTCGACATCTTTAGAACTCGCCAGTCCAAACCGAGCTAACTCATCGGCACTGGGAGTATAAGGAATGCGACAATCAGAACAGACGCGCCGCATCAAACGTTGAGCCACAACCCCTAGCAGCGCACCGGACACCATGAATGGTTCTACACCCATTTCGTCTAAACGAGAAATTGCCCCAGCAGCATCATTAGTGTGCAGAGTTGTCAATACTAAGTGTCCCGTCAGTGCTGCCTCAATAGCAGTTTTTGCCGTTTCCTTATCCCGTGTCTCACCAACTAGAATTACGTCTGGGTCTTGTCGTAGAAAAGCCCGCAAAATTGACGCAAAATCCATTCCTTTTTCTCGAATCACCTGGACTTGCGTAATTCCTGGTAGAGAATACTCAATGGGGTCTTCAGCGGTGCTGATATTTACCCCTGGATCGTTGCGTTCTGCCAAAATTGAGTATAAAGTGGTTGATTTACCGCTTCCCGTCGGACCCGTAACCAACAGCAGTCCGAACGGACGACTTGCCAAGTCCCTCACAATTTGCAGGCTCTCTACATCGCTAATTAATTTGTCTAACCCAAGTTGGGTAGATGAGTTATCCAAAATCCGCAAAACAACTTTTTCCCCGTAACGACTGGGTAAGGTGTTGACGCGAAAATCAACTTTTCGTCCTTCAAATACGCGGCGAATACGACCATCTTGGGGTGCGCGTCGTTCGGCAATATCTAATTCAGCAATAATTTTAAATCGAGCTGTCACAGCAGGAACAATTTGTTTGGGTAGGGGGTCAAAAGCCTGCCGCAATACTCCATCTCTACGAAATCGGACGCGCAAGTACTCTTCTTGGGGTTCAATGTGAATATCTGAAACTTTTTCTTGTAACGCTTTGATCAGAATTTTATTCACTAGGGCAATTACAGGAGCAGCATCCGCATCTTTGAGAGATGCACCTAAATCTGCGTCACCCTCCTCTGGTGCATCTTGTAAATCAAGTCCATCTAACTCTACAGTGAAATCGACGGCATTAGCGTTATTTCTTTGATTGTCTGCCTGTTGTTTTTGTTTTTCTACATTTTCATCTAAATATTTAGAAAGAAGTTCTTGGAAGTCTTCTAGTGTAATGACCGTCCTTTGCAATCCAATATCGCGGGGGCGAAGAATACGGTTTAAATTATCTTGGGCATCCAAATTATCTGGATCGACCATCGCGATCAAAATGGACGGAGGCTCATCACTTTTTGATATAGGTAGCAGCCGATAGCGACGACAAATATCAATCGGGATCAAAGAATCGATCAACTCGCCGACTTGACTTGTGCCAATCTGATTGATTTCTGGATCGAGAAACTCTACACCGTAGAGAATTTTTAGCTCGAATAGCTGTTGTTTTTTATATTGTCTAATTAAGTCTGGTGGCAGTTGTCGTCCAGTTATAGCTTCTAAAATCTCCGGTAGCGATCGCCCAGTCGAGCGACTTTCGCTTAAAGCCTGCTTCATCTGCTCTTTACTGACATACCCAGTCTCAACTACTTTGTTGCCAAAAGGAGACAAGTCATTTTTGACAATTAAGGCACGCCGCTGCATTGAAGAGGAGTAAGACATAATCGCTACTAAGATTTTGCATAATCAAGTATTCCCAAATAGAGTGTTCCCAAATCTCAAGAGAAATATTACAGAGGCGAGAAGCAGAAGAAGTCGGAGTTCAGAAGCATTTAACCACTAGCCACTAGCCACTAGTCACTGATGACTGTATTCCCCGTGCAACTGCGCCTGCAATTATTGCATCCTAGAAGAGGTAAGTTTGCGCACAAGCTGAAGGTTAGTGGCTGGAGTAAACCTCATATCTCTAGCCTCTTCCACAGCTACACAGTTGTTAGGATTTAGGATTGGGACATAATGATTGACGAAGAAAAGCAAACGGAATACGCAACTAACCAAGAACCACAACAGCAAACACAGCAAACAACGAACGAGGTCACAACCAAAACAATGGACTCAAATGCATTCGGAGAATTTGAAACACAGGCAAACGCTCCAGAGGGAGATGCTAACGTTGCATCGAACGAGAATCCAGTCGAAGTAGAAAAGCCTGATACCTCCTCCACCGCGCCTGAAGCCGATAATCGAGCTGCTTTGTTAGAAAAGGAGCGGGAGATCGAGTCACTCAAAGCTAGCTTGGAGGAGCGTACCAGTCAATACATGCGCATGGGCGCGGATTTTGAAAATTTTCGCAAACGCACGCTCAAAGACAAAGAAGACTTAGAGCAAAAGATTAAACAGAATACTCTACAAGAAATTCTACCTGTGGTAGATAATTTCGAGCGGGCAAGAGCGCAGCTCAAACCGCAAACCGATGCTGAAATGAATCTTCACAAAAGTTATCAGGGAGTATACAAGCAACTGGTAGATTGCCTCAAGCGGCTAGGTGTTTCGGCAATGCGACCTGAAGGCAAGGAGTTTGACCCGAACCTACATGAAGCGGTCATGAGAGAACCAACAAGCGAGTACCCTGAAGGCACGGTGATTGAAGAATTGGTCAGGGGTTACTACTTAGGCGATCGCGTGTTGCGTCATGCTTTGGTAAAAGTAGCTACTGCCCCAGAAGAAACACCGTCAGAAACGGTAGTAGCAGAAACTCCACCCGAAGTTACAGAAAGTTGAGTGAAAAAATATCTTAGGAGTGAATGCATTGAGACAAATTCTGGGAAATATATCGTAGAGCCAATTTACTGCGTCGATCGCGATCTGGGACGACGCTACATCAATAAAAGCCACCTTACTGCTGAATATGGGAAAAGTTATTGGGATTGACTTAGGGACAACGAACAGTTGTGTTGCCATTTTAGAGGGCGGTCAACCACTGGTGATCCCCAATTCAGAAGGTGGACGAACAACTCCCAGCGTGGTTGGCTTTGGTAAAGCCAGCGATCGCTTGATCGGTCAGTTGGCAAAGCGTCAAGCCGTCACGAATGCCGAAAACACTGTTTACAGTATCAAGCGGTTTATCGGACGGCGTTGGAACGAAACTCAAGCAGAACGCCAGCGCGTCCCCTACAAATCCGTTAGAGGACGCGACGACACTGTAGATGTCCAAATTCGCGATCGCACCTACACTCCTCAAGAAATTTCTGCCATGATCCTGCAAAAACTCAAGCAGGACGCAGAAAATTTTTTGGGAGAAAGCGTAGACCAAGCAGTAATTACCGTACCAGCCTACTTTACCGATGCCCAGCGGCAGGCAACCAAAGATGCAGGCACGATCGCGGGACTGGAAGTTTTACGTATTATCAACGAACCGACAGCCGCCGCTTTAGCTTACGGCTTGGATAAGCAAGATCGAGACCAAACAATTCTCGTCTTCGACTTAGGCGGCGGTACGTTTGACGTTTCTATCCTGCAACTAGGAGACGGGGTTTTTGAAGTTAAAGCCACCTCTGGCAACAATCAACTTGGCGGTGACGATTTCGATAACTGTATCGTGCGCTGGATGATTTCTTGCTTTCAAGACAGTGAAGGTGTAGACTTAACTGCCGACCGCATGGCACTCCAGAGGCTACGAGAAGCAGCAGAAAAAGCCAAAATCGAACTGTCTACCCTTGGCAGCACGACAATTAATTTACCTTTCATCACGGCTGATGCTACGGGACCAAAACACTTAGAACAAGAGCTCAGCCGCGCCAAGTTTGAAGAGTTGGTCTTAGCTCTGATCCAAGCCACGATCGAACCGATGGTGCAAGCCCTCAAAGACTGCGGTTTACGCCCCCCAGATATCGATAAAATTGTTCTTGTGGGTGGTTCCACCCGCATTCCAGCCGTGCAAAATGCCGTGCAAAACTTTTTTGGTGGCAGAACAGCCGAGCGATCGGTCAATCCCGATGAGGCTGTTGCACTAGGCGCGGCAATCCAGGGTGGAGTGTTGGGGGGCGAAGTCGAAGATGTCTTGCTACTGGACGTAACTCCGCTCTCTCTGGGAATTGAGACTTTAGGGGAAGTCTTTACAAAAATTATCGAACGCAATACCACAATTCCCACCAGTAAAGCGCAAATTTTCTCGACTGCTACCGACGGACAAACCTCTGTGGAAATCAAAGTTCTTCAGGGAGAAAGAGCGATGGCGCGAGACAACAAAACTTTGGGAAGTTTTGTACTCACAGGAATTCCTCCTGCTCCTAGAGGCACGCCCCAAATTGAAGTTGCCTTTGAGATCGATGTCAACGGCATCTTAAAAGTGGCAGCATCAGATAAAGGCACTGGCAGAGAACAATCCTTGCGGATCACAAACACGGGTGGGTTGAGTGCAAGTGAAGTAGAACGGATGCGGCAAGAAGCAGAAATGTTTGCCGAGCAAGATCGAAAACGCTTGGAACTGATCGAACTGAAAAACCAAGCAGAACACTTGTTACAAAGTTATTTTGTCACCTTGAGAGATAATAAAGACCTAATTACTGAAGAGTTTAAAGCTCAGGCAGATGAAAAAGTCGCCGTACTCAAAGCAGCCTTTGCCGATCCTGCTTCCACTATTGAAGCAATCGAACAAAGACTGCAAGACTTCCAGCAAAACTTATTTGCTCTAGGAGCCAGCGTTTACGAACAAGCCAATCGCAGTAGCTCTTTTACTTCATCAGGTATGGACGACACCTTCACTTCTTCCTTTGGAGACGATAGTACTTATGCAGTAGACTACGAAGCAATTGAGGAGTAGTCATTTGTTATTTTTGAGTGGCTAGTGGCTAGTGGCTAGTAGCTAGACTCTTTTCTAGTCACCAGCCACTAGCTACTGATAACTGAAAAGGATCGGTTTTGCCACCTTGTTGAAAGTACGGTGATTTGTCTACAGTGATTATGGAACTTTAGTAACTAACGCTGAAACGCGATCGCCGCAGGACAGCAACAGATTCATCCCTCTTCTAACCACTAAACCAGCAGCGCTCTATGGCTCGTGACTATTACGAAATTCTGGGTGTTTCCCGCAGTGCGGATAAAGAAGAAATCAAACACGCCTATCGTCGCCTCGCTCGGAAATATCACCCCGATGTGAATAAGGAAACTGGAGCTGAGGAGCGGTTCAAAGAAATCAACCGAGCTTACGAAGTGTTATCGGAACCGGAAATGCGGGCGCGTTACGATCGCTTTGGCGAAGCTGGTGTCGCAGCTGGTGCTGGGGCAGCAGGTTTTCAAGACTTTGGCGATATTGGCGGTTTTGCTGACATATTTGAAAGCTTCTTTAGCGGTTTTGGTGGTGCGGGCGCTCAAGGTGGGACGCGGCGGCGGAGCGGACCAGTCCGTGGTGACGACCTACGGTTAGATTTGAAGTTAGATTTTAGAGAAGCGGTCTTTGGCGGGGAGAAAGAAATTCGCATTTCTCACCTAGAAACTTGTGAAGTTTGTAGCGGTTCTGGTGCAAAGCCTGGAACTCGACCGCGTACTTGTACGACTTGTAGTGGCTCGGGTCAGGTAAGGCGCGTTACCCGCACTCCCTTTGGGAGTTTTACGCAGGTGTCTACTTGTCCCACGTGTAACGGTACGGGGCAGATGATTGAAGACAAGTGCGAAGCTTGCGACGGGAAAGGTGCGAGGCAGGTAACGAAGAAGTTAAAAATCACCATTCCCGCCGGAGTTGACAACGGTACGCGCTTGCGCATTTCTGGAGAAGGTGATGCAGGCGATCGCAATGGTCCGCCAGGAGATTTATACGTTTACATTTTTGTCAACGAAGACGCAGAATTTCGCCGCGACGGGATTAACGTTCTATCAGAAATTAAACTCAGTTACTTGCAAGCAATTCTAGGCAGCCGCATAGAAGTTAATACGGTAGATGGTCCGACTGAATTGATCGTGCCTGCTGGTAC
This window of the Chroococcidiopsis thermalis PCC 7203 genome carries:
- the dnaJ gene encoding molecular chaperone DnaJ yields the protein MARDYYEILGVSRSADKEEIKHAYRRLARKYHPDVNKETGAEERFKEINRAYEVLSEPEMRARYDRFGEAGVAAGAGAAGFQDFGDIGGFADIFESFFSGFGGAGAQGGTRRRSGPVRGDDLRLDLKLDFREAVFGGEKEIRISHLETCEVCSGSGAKPGTRPRTCTTCSGSGQVRRVTRTPFGSFTQVSTCPTCNGTGQMIEDKCEACDGKGARQVTKKLKITIPAGVDNGTRLRISGEGDAGDRNGPPGDLYVYIFVNEDAEFRRDGINVLSEIKLSYLQAILGSRIEVNTVDGPTELIVPAGTQPNTVMTLENHGVPRLGNPVSRGDHLITISIDIPTRITPEERELLEKLAKIRGDRTGKGGIEGFLGNLFHK
- the dnaK gene encoding molecular chaperone DnaK encodes the protein MGKVIGIDLGTTNSCVAILEGGQPLVIPNSEGGRTTPSVVGFGKASDRLIGQLAKRQAVTNAENTVYSIKRFIGRRWNETQAERQRVPYKSVRGRDDTVDVQIRDRTYTPQEISAMILQKLKQDAENFLGESVDQAVITVPAYFTDAQRQATKDAGTIAGLEVLRIINEPTAAALAYGLDKQDRDQTILVFDLGGGTFDVSILQLGDGVFEVKATSGNNQLGGDDFDNCIVRWMISCFQDSEGVDLTADRMALQRLREAAEKAKIELSTLGSTTINLPFITADATGPKHLEQELSRAKFEELVLALIQATIEPMVQALKDCGLRPPDIDKIVLVGGSTRIPAVQNAVQNFFGGRTAERSVNPDEAVALGAAIQGGVLGGEVEDVLLLDVTPLSLGIETLGEVFTKIIERNTTIPTSKAQIFSTATDGQTSVEIKVLQGERAMARDNKTLGSFVLTGIPPAPRGTPQIEVAFEIDVNGILKVAASDKGTGREQSLRITNTGGLSASEVERMRQEAEMFAEQDRKRLELIELKNQAEHLLQSYFVTLRDNKDLITEEFKAQADEKVAVLKAAFADPASTIEAIEQRLQDFQQNLFALGASVYEQANRSSSFTSSGMDDTFTSSFGDDSTYAVDYEAIEE
- a CDS encoding GspE/PulE family protein; amino-acid sequence: MSYSSSMQRRALIVKNDLSPFGNKVVETGYVSKEQMKQALSESRSTGRSLPEILEAITGRQLPPDLIRQYKKQQLFELKILYGVEFLDPEINQIGTSQVGELIDSLIPIDICRRYRLLPISKSDEPPSILIAMVDPDNLDAQDNLNRILRPRDIGLQRTVITLEDFQELLSKYLDENVEKQKQQADNQRNNANAVDFTVELDGLDLQDAPEEGDADLGASLKDADAAPVIALVNKILIKALQEKVSDIHIEPQEEYLRVRFRRDGVLRQAFDPLPKQIVPAVTARFKIIAELDIAERRAPQDGRIRRVFEGRKVDFRVNTLPSRYGEKVVLRILDNSSTQLGLDKLISDVESLQIVRDLASRPFGLLLVTGPTGSGKSTTLYSILAERNDPGVNISTAEDPIEYSLPGITQVQVIREKGMDFASILRAFLRQDPDVILVGETRDKETAKTAIEAALTGHLVLTTLHTNDAAGAISRLDEMGVEPFMVSGALLGVVAQRLMRRVCSDCRIPYTPSADELARFGLASSKDVELTLYKAKSLELEEIQAAKAKNQLCSKCAGVGYKGRCGVYEVMRVTERLQNLITEGAPSERIKEAAVEEGMKTLLAYSLELVMQGNTTLEEVERVTFTDSGLEAELKAKRKSSLECKTCHAELQPEWFECPYCMTPRFSD
- the grpE gene encoding nucleotide exchange factor GrpE, coding for MIDEEKQTEYATNQEPQQQTQQTTNEVTTKTMDSNAFGEFETQANAPEGDANVASNENPVEVEKPDTSSTAPEADNRAALLEKEREIESLKASLEERTSQYMRMGADFENFRKRTLKDKEDLEQKIKQNTLQEILPVVDNFERARAQLKPQTDAEMNLHKSYQGVYKQLVDCLKRLGVSAMRPEGKEFDPNLHEAVMREPTSEYPEGTVIEELVRGYYLGDRVLRHALVKVATAPEETPSETVVAETPPEVTES
- a CDS encoding type IV pilus twitching motility protein PilT, with product MELMIEDLMEEVINSGGSDLHISAGLPPYIRISGKLTPTEHEPLTAEQCQRLIFSMLNNTQRKTLEQNWELDCSYGIKGLARFRVNVYKDRGTYATCLRALASKIPSMETLNLPSIVREISEKPRGLVLVTGPTGSGKSTTLASMINNINTTRAEHIITVEDPIEFVYEPIKSVIHQRQVGEDTKSFANALRAALREDPDVILVGEMRDLETIQLAISAAETGHLVFGTLHTSSAAQTVDRMVDVFPPEQQQQIRVQLSNSLVAVFSQTLVSKKNPKPGEYGRVMAQEIMIVTPAISNLIREGKTAQIYSAIQTGGNLSMQTLEKVLADQYKTGLISFEAAMSKTSKPDELQRLIGNTPGVGAKAGMRAGTSMH